The Astatotilapia calliptera chromosome 14, fAstCal1.2, whole genome shotgun sequence genome includes a region encoding these proteins:
- the LOC113036646 gene encoding P2Y purinoceptor 3-like gives MEDFQICPLSTYYKRILIPVSYSLVFLLGLSLNGVLLWCVICRTRRWSNTVIYLTNLAVADLLFVLALPPLIISDAMGNFWPFGNIFCKTVRFVFLVNLHCSIMFVTCVSVHRFIGVCYPIAAVRLRTRKFAILASGSIWILANAEISPTFVFAHTGVINNMTVCFEMTGPTQFDMFFPYGLFLVIAGFLIPFLVVVTCYCSMIKVLYCGAADCISNTRKQRVRKKCLYTLLTVCLMFAVCFVPYHIVRTVYMFVRVYMPGNCHLLNLAMITFKVWKPVVVLNCCVNPLIYFCSSQPKRLKFRAWLWRRNKRVEPTVCLVSKRCEGYNP, from the coding sequence ATGGAGGACTTCCAAATCTGCCCGCTGTCCACCTACTATAAAAGGATCCTTATCCCGGTGTCCTACAGCCTAGTCTTTTTGCTTGGCCTGAGTTTAAACGGCGTCCTGCTGTGGTGCGTTATCTGTCGGACGCGCCGCTGGAGCAACACGGTGATCTACCTGACCAACCTCGCAGTCGCGGACCTCCTCTTCGTGTTGGCCCTTCCTCCACTTATCATCAGCGATGCTATGGGAAACTTCTGGCCCTTCGGCAACATCTTCTGCAAAACTGTTAGATTTGTCTTTCTGGTCAACCTCCACTGTAGCATAATGTTTGTCACCTGCGTCAGCGTTCACCGGTTCATCGGGGTGTGCTATCCCATCGCTGCTGTGCGCCTCAGGACCAGAAAGTTCGCCATCCTTGCGTCAGGGTCcatttggattctagccaatgcCGAGATTTCAccgacatttgtgtttgcgcacACGGGTGTGATCAACAACATGACTGTTTGCTTTGAAATGACCGGCCCGACGCAATTTGATATGTTCTTTCCATATGGGCTGTTCTTGGTTATAGCGGGCTTTTTGATCCCATTCTTGGTCGTGGTCACCTGTTACTGCTCCATGATAAAGGTGCTGTACTGCGGGGCCGCGGACTGCATTTCTAATACCAGGAAACAGCGTGTGcgcaaaaagtgcttgtatacCCTTTTAACTGTGTGCCTCATGTTTGCCGTTTGTTTTGTGCCGTATCATATTGTCCGCACTGTCTACATGTTTGTCAGAGTCTACATGCCAGGAAACTGTCATCTGCTGAACCTGGCCATGATCACGTTTAAAGTCTGGAAACCGGTTGTCGTGCTAAACTGCTGCGTAAATCCTCTCATCTACTTCTGTAGTTCTCAGCCAAAGCGTCTGAAGTTCAGAGCCTGGCTCTGGAGGAGGAATAAAAGAGTGGAGCCCACTGTGTGTCTGGTCAGCAAGAGGTGTGAAGGGTATAATCCGTGA